A portion of the Fulvia fulva chromosome 1, complete sequence genome contains these proteins:
- a CDS encoding Thiol-specific monooxygenase, whose protein sequence is MGRIMTMAKKSVAIVGAGPSGLAGAKVLLGTDKFDVTIYEKADRIGGIWALDQNSTDGFLHPNTPTNLSRFTVAFSDLDWNLIDLQSSKTNGTTGANGSVEKPPTPMFPKAWQVNRYLEAYRQKNIPENIINLGCEVIRAERKGDELDHTWEITVRDRSKADRTSGFDYLLLGSGFFSKPRPISHSITNMPSKLDVQSIHSSQFRKLDDLFPVTVPSTGKNILIVGGGNSAGEAAAAVAQQLSDAQWSPGDHVRKRYEGYNIVHVTPRPLYAISPFVPVDESSTTFMPVDLKLYDLSRRPAGPITGNAGRVTTAVKDTIHRAVQGMIGGDQSDLTPALSVPRGEPRSVAYVALSESYPEFVRSGLIEVLGGRVSCLNAGSNGAMAADVVGTDGDVRIENIGAIVYATGYTPASAIDFLGEDVKQALHYDAGSLRLPLLLQEWQTAVKVIPELSLLGFYEGPYWGMIEMQARLTAERWLADSPPYVRPYEGTEELLELRKDMQAKGLDVPQYWFGDYAGYMEEVAAHLGLQRNNGAFAEREGVVSPSRYLSPKSEHAQANSVIQDIYKTWRACLDYGRFTARAAFRALQGNWFIQRTIDSALSTFPSGTLEGQASFRPRAPTGDKSGMLFDFEYLYTESGVLTLANGAEMTARRRYVYRYSEERDELSVWFVKPDSELEVDYLFHNLTFVPPAEAKQRGACVAKTDHLCVEDMYWTEYSLPIKGISLHTFETKHTVQGPSKDYVATTNFSQSSQTPSSLKA, encoded by the coding sequence ATGGGCAGGATTATGACCATGGCCAAGAAATCCGTCGCCATCGTAGGTGCTGGACCCTCAGGCCTGGCAGGAGCCAAAGTCCTTCTGGGTACAGATAAGTTCGACGTGACAATCTACGAAAAGGCAGATCGGATCGGAGGTATATGGGCCCTGGATCAGAACTCTACGGATGGCTTCTTACACCCGAACACGCCTACGAACCTGTCACGCTTCACGGTCGCTTTTTCCGACCTGGACTGGAACTTGATCGATTTGCAGTCTTCCAAGACAAATGGCACCACCGGTGCTAATGGATCAGTTGAGAAACCTCCCACACCCATGTTCCCCAAGGCGTGGCAAGTGAACCGATACCTGGAGGCCTATAGGCAAAAGAACATTCCCGAGAACATCATAAATCTTGGCTGCGAAGTTATCAGAGCGGAAAGGAAGGGCGATGAGCTTGACCACACATGGGAGATCACTGTGAGAGACCGTAGCAAAGCCGACCGCACATCAGGCTTCGACTACTTGTTGCTTGGTTCCGGCTTCTTCTCCAAGCCGCGGCCAATTTCCCACAGCATCACGAATATGCCCTCGAAGCTGGATGTGCAATCGATCCACAGCTCACAGTTTCGGAAGCTTGACGACCTGTTCCCTGTCACTGTCCCTTCTACCGGCAAGAACATACTCATCGTCGGTGGCGGGAACTCAGCTGGCGAAGCAGCAGCCGCGGTCGCTCAGCAGCTATCCGATGCGCAATGGTCGCCGGGTGACCATGTTCGCAAACGATATGAGGGATATAATATCGTGCATGTAACACCTCGCCCTTTGTATGCCATCTCCCCCTTCGTTCCAGTGGATGAGAGCTCTACGACCTTCATGCCCGTCGACCTCAAGCTATATGACCTCTCAAGGCGACCTGCAGGACCCATTACCGGCAACGCTGGTCGTGTTACCACAGCTGTGAAGGATACGATTCATAGAGCCGTACAGGGTATGATCGGAGGGGATCAATCTGATCTCACGCCAGCCCTGAGCGTTCCACGCGGCGAGCCGCGCTCTGTCGCATATGTGGCCTTGAGTGAAAGCTATCCAGAGTTTGTGCGCAGCGGTCTGATTGAGGTTTTGGGCGGTCGAGTGTCATGCCTGAATGCTGGCTCCAATGGTGCCATGGCAGCCGATGTCGTTGGCACCGACGGCGATGTTCGTATCGAGAACATCGGTGCCATAGTATATGCTACAGGTTACACTCCAGCTTCCGCGATTGACTTTCTGGGAGAGGACGTCAAGCAAGCGCTACATTACGATGCGGGTAGTCTGCGTCTGCCGCTACTGCTCCAGGAGTGGCAGACAGCAGTGAAAGTAATACCCGAGCTGTCATTGCTGGGCTTCTATGAAGGCCCATACTGGGGCATGATAGAGATGCAAGCAAGACTTACAGCCGAGAGATGGCTTGCCGACAGTCCTCCCTACGTTCGGCCGTATGAGGGCACTGAGGAGCTTCTTGAGCTCCGCAAGGATATGCAAGCGAAAGGTCTGGACGTTCCACAGTACTGGTTTGGAGATTATGCAGGCTACATGGAAGAGGTCGCCGCTCATCTTGGCCTGCAAAGGAACAACGGAGCTTTCGCTGAGCGTGAGGGTGTTGTGTCGCCTTCGAGATATCTGTCTCCAAAGTCAGAGCATGCCCAGGCAAACTCCGTCATTCAAGATATCTACAAGACATGGCGCGCCTGTCTTGACTATGGTAGGTTTACTGCGCGTGCGGCGTTCCGTGCTCTGCAAGGTAATTGGTTTATTCAGCGGACAATCGACAGCGCCCTGTCGACCTTCCCGTCTGGGACACTGGAGGGTCAAGCTAGCTTCCGTCCTCGAGCGCCGACCGGGGACAAGAGTGGCATGTTGTTCGATTTCGAGTATCTCTACACCGAGAGCGGCGTTCTGACTTTGGCCAATGGTGCAGAAATGACAGCAAGGAGACGCTACGTCTATCGCTACTCGGAGGAGCGTGATGAACTTAGCGTGTGGTTTGTGAAGCCGGACAGTGAGCTCGAGGTCGACTACCTCTTCCACAATCTGACGTTCGTGCCACCAGCCGAAGCCAAGCAGCGCGGAGCGTGCGTGGCGAAAACTGACCACCTGTGCGTGGAGGACATGTACTGGACCGAGTACAGCCTGCCAATCAAAGGGATCTCGCTGCACACTTTCGAGACCAAGCACACCGTGCAAGGCCCCAGCAAAGATTATGTTGCTACCACGAACTTCTCTCAGAGTTCCCAAACACCGTCATCACTTAAAGCATGA
- a CDS encoding Putative transcriptional regulatory protein translates to MDASPSSQKRTMSHESPVAQQASDGTIGSPERSTKRQKVTRACDSCKSRKRRCTGELPCISCQNNGSNCTYNASYTRGRLVQPSPAAPLATQPGANNVSISPVPQDVIRSIALPLPLTNGAETHARTSRAGSPEGGSTTFAGQYLGPTSPYTFLRRAWKRFEKDGLHSNLAGNSAEEPDQSEPIWAFGDRQVSPMEPDGFQLSNRHMTSMLLSQYFDLAMPTYRFLHKQTVARWLEGFHEVQEQVNGASLLPARQAIVLMVLATARLFNVGESKEILDPDEHSWRESEHLFRMAQEKLQAERGRARLESVQARLATCLFLLHTSRPNQAWYHFGTTIQLVMALGLHRATAGPAGQPQDCIIRECRKRAFWAASTLDTYLSVILGRPPLIHLDDVDQKLPDAVEDEDLTSTGVVVERPMRDSIIKASIFHAQITRIVKKAAREQNSVRRKSSTQKLETALKLNEETAAWHASLPVVLSGQIHASSLIPIFRRQITVLQLAHAHARMLINRPSLLIDTSQVALRELQVETCLSAAQSTLDAVLAAGLGKHIFQAFWYTQFVCFNALSIVYIWLIQRRHGRLPALTSIEDQELLKLADTVQRYLNEATQANAPSLRYSIVLEELQQEVQRMANRVVTRTTQINAPTATMSNGVSAITSLTEADAYAAANELYDDHSADPLLDSIEAFANDFPLDPDLWLSLDAFPFSDFGQNE, encoded by the exons ATGGATGCCAGCCCTTCATCACAGAAGCGTACAATGAGCCATGAGTCGCCTGTGGCGCAGCAAGCATCCGATGGGACCATCGGGTCACCAGAGCGCAGTACGAAGCGTCAAAAAGTCACTCGAG CCTGTGACTCCTGCAAGAGTCGCAAACGCCGATGTACTGGCGAGTTACCTTGCATCTCTTGCCAGAATAATGGATCGAACTGCACCTACAATGCATCTTACACAAGGGGCAGACTGGTGCAACCCTCGCCTGCCGCTCCACTGGCGACCCAACCTGGAGCCAACAATGTATCTATCTCCCCCGTGCCACAGGATGTGATTCGCAGTATTGCTCTTCCTCTCCCCTTGACCAACGGCGCTGAGACGCATGCGAGAACTTCGAGGGCAGGTTCGCCAGAAGGCGGATCTACGACCTTCGCTGGACAATACCTGGGCCCAACCTCCCCATATACCTTTCTCCGCCGGGCCTGGAAGCGTTTCGAGAAGGACGGTCTCCACTCCAATCTTGCCGGAAATTCTGCTGAAGAGCCCGATCAATCTGAGCCCATCTGGGCTTTCGGCGATCGCCAGGTGTCACCAATGGAACCAGATGGATTCCAGTTGTCAAATCGACACATGACTTCTATGCTGTTGTCTCAGTACTTCGACCTTGCCATGCCCACCTACCGGTTCTTGCATAAACAGACCGTTGCACGATGGTTAGAAGGGTTTCACGAGGTCCAGGAGCAGGTAAATGGCGCTTCTCTACTTCCAGCTCGCCAAGCCATTGTGCTCATGGTCCTGGCCACGGCTCGACTGTTCAATGTTGGGGAGTCCAAGGAGATATTGGACCCTGACGAACACTCGTGGCGGGAGAGCGAGCACCTTTTCCGCATGGCACAGGAGAAGTTGCAGGCCGAACGAGGCAGAGCCCGTCTAGAGTCGGTGCAAGCGAGACTTGCCACATGCCTTTTTCTGCTCCACACCTCAAGGCCGAATCAAGCGTGGTACCACTTCGGCACCACTATCCAGCTCGTGATGGCACTGGGCTTGCACAGAGCAACTGCAGGCCCTGCTGGCCAGCCTCAAGACTGTATCATCCGAGAGTGTCGGAAGCGCGCATTTTGGGCAGCATCAACTCTGGATACGTATCTCAGCGTTATCCTTGGACGACCGCCGCTCATACACTTGGACGATGTGGATCAGAAACTGCCAGATGCGGTCGAGGATGAAGACCTGACCAGTACTGGTGTCGTGGTAGAACGTCCAATGCGGGATAGCATAATCAAGGCATCGATCTTCCATGCGCAGATCACTCGTATCGTGAAGAAGGCGGCTAGAGAGCAAAACTCTGTGCGGCGGAAGAGTAGTACCCAGAAGCTCGAGACGGCACTCAAGCTGAATGAGGAGACCGCAGCATGGCACGCATCGCTGCCTGTCGTCCTATCAGGACAGATCCACGCTTCCAGCTTGATACCGATTTTCCGAAGACAAATTACGGTATTGCAATTGGCCCACGCCCATGCTCGGATGCTGATCAACCGACCTAGCTTGCTGATAGACACAAGCCAAGTCGCCTTGAGGGAATTGCAAGTAGAGACTTGCCTTTCAGCAGCACAGTCAACCTTGGACGCTGTCCTTGCTGCTGGTCTGGGCAAGCACATCTTCCAAGCATTTTGGTATACACAGTTTGTGTGCTTCAACGCGCTCTCAATCGTATACATCTGGCTGATCCAGCGAAGGCATGGTCGCTTACCAGCCTTGACGTCCATCGAAGACCAGGAACTCTTGAAGTTGGCGGACACTGTTCAGCGGTACCTCAACGAGGCCACGCAAGCAAATGCGCCTAGCTTACGATATAGCATCGTGCTCGAAGAACTACAGCAGGAGGTTCAACGCATGGCCAACAGAGTTGTGACTCGCACTACTCAGATCAATGCGCCTACGGCAACCATGAGCAATGGTGTATCGGCCATCACAAGTTTGACTGAAGCTGATGCATACGCAGCAGCGAATGAACTATACGACGATCACtctgctgatcctctcctGGACTCGATCGAGGCCTTCGCCAATGACTTCCCTCTTGATCCCGATTTATGGCTGTCGCTCGACGCCTTTCCTTTCTCTGACTTTGGCCAAAACGAGTGA